From one Helicobacter sp. MIT 21-1697 genomic stretch:
- a CDS encoding alanine racemase: protein MSEIIIDSQSYKHNLNLISSHIGTHTEIAVVLKDNAYGHGLEQISTLAREYDIKSVFVKNYAEAMRIKDDFPCITALYGMPQGAFPPHIAFVINDKEHISILPKGTNVELKVNAGMNRNGIQVDEIDEFIKLILHQGLNLMGVFSHNGYGDDIDDEFEHTQKRFALIKQEVKDLAQKYGFPLPRFHSLSSSGAVREAMKNKISDDLVRIGIAAYGYLDVAFENPISAKLRKVAALYADRISTRILPQNARIGYSGCTKMDSQNKVSTYDIGYGDGFFRVSERHKVYTAKGYQILPRSSMDCFSCICDEPRICVFDDANVIAQAFGTISYEILTHLSPFIKRTII, encoded by the coding sequence ATGTCCGAAATAATTATTGATTCTCAATCTTACAAACATAATCTCAATCTCATATCCTCACATATTGGAACACATACAGAAATTGCTGTTGTGCTCAAAGATAATGCCTATGGACACGGCTTAGAGCAAATAAGCACTTTGGCAAGAGAATATGATATTAAGAGTGTATTTGTCAAAAACTATGCCGAAGCAATGCGAATAAAAGATGATTTCCCCTGCATTACTGCACTTTATGGAATGCCTCAAGGTGCATTCCCTCCGCACATTGCCTTTGTTATTAATGACAAAGAACATATTTCTATCCTACCAAAAGGCACAAATGTGGAGCTAAAAGTCAATGCAGGAATGAATCGCAATGGCATACAAGTAGATGAAATAGATGAGTTTATCAAACTTATTTTACATCAGGGCTTAAACCTTATGGGTGTATTTTCACATAATGGCTATGGCGATGATATTGATGATGAGTTTGAGCATACACAAAAGCGATTCGCACTTATCAAACAAGAAGTTAAAGACTTAGCCCAAAAGTATGGTTTTCCTCTGCCACGTTTTCATTCTCTAAGTTCCTCTGGGGCAGTGCGCGAAGCAATGAAAAATAAAATTAGTGATGATTTAGTGCGTATAGGCATTGCAGCGTATGGCTACCTTGATGTTGCCTTTGAGAATCCTATCAGTGCAAAACTGCGCAAAGTTGCCGCACTCTATGCAGATAGAATCTCCACACGCATTCTACCTCAAAATGCCCGCATTGGTTATAGTGGCTGCACAAAAATGGATTCTCAAAATAAAGTAAGCACTTATGATATAGGCTATGGCGATGGATTTTTTCGCGTAAGTGAGCGACACAAAGTCTATACAGCTAAAGGCTATCAAATCCTGCCCCGCTCGTCAATGGATTGCTTCTCTTGTATATGCGATGAACCTAGAATCTGCGTCTTTGATGATGCAAATGTGATTGCTCAAGCCTTTGGCACAATCAGCTATGAGATTCTCACTCATCTCTCGCCCTTTATCAAACGCACCATTATTTAG
- a CDS encoding c-type cytochrome, with product MKKLLLLTLLGFASFAFAEAPAVFKKCVACHGPDAKKIAPGSKGDKTIAGMSKDELLTQLKGYKAKTADNGGAKAIMYGQMANVSDADIEALADYISKLPK from the coding sequence ATGAAAAAGTTGCTTTTACTTACACTTTTGGGTTTTGCTAGTTTTGCTTTTGCTGAAGCTCCTGCGGTATTCAAAAAATGTGTTGCGTGCCACGGACCTGATGCAAAGAAAATTGCTCCGGGCAGCAAAGGCGATAAAACAATCGCTGGTATGTCTAAAGATGAGCTTCTTACACAGCTCAAAGGATATAAGGCTAAAACTGCTGATAATGGCGGTGCTAAGGCTATTATGTATGGACAAATGGCGAATGTAAGCGATGCTGATATTGAAGCATTAGCAGATTATATCTCTAAGCTTCCTAAATAA
- the recR gene encoding recombination mediator RecR produces the protein MNQYKSSLKAFSELISTLEKLPAIGKKSAQKMAYALCMENKFLGLNIAHAIENAALLVQKCHKCFGISESEICDICLDSSRENGELCIVANPRDIFTLEDMGEFRGRYFVLDSQGDLEQIDFALLNQRISVESVREIIFALSPSLANEAIMLYIEDKINAPLHFSKIAQGVPTGIGLDAIDQLSLSRAMSLRVKL, from the coding sequence ATGAATCAATACAAATCCAGCCTCAAGGCGTTTTCGGAGCTTATTTCCACACTTGAAAAACTCCCTGCTATTGGTAAAAAAAGTGCGCAAAAAATGGCGTATGCTCTGTGTATGGAAAATAAATTTTTAGGGCTTAATATCGCCCACGCTATTGAAAATGCTGCTCTTTTGGTGCAAAAATGTCATAAATGCTTTGGTATAAGTGAAAGCGAGATTTGTGATATTTGCCTTGATAGCTCAAGGGAAAATGGAGAGTTATGTATTGTGGCAAATCCACGCGATATTTTCACACTTGAAGATATGGGGGAATTTAGAGGGCGATATTTTGTGTTAGATTCACAAGGAGATTTAGAACAAATTGACTTTGCACTACTCAATCAAAGAATTAGTGTAGAATCTGTGCGTGAAATTATTTTCGCACTCTCACCAAGTCTCGCAAATGAAGCAATTATGCTCTATATTGAGGATAAAATCAACGCACCTTTGCACTTTAGCAAAATCGCGCAAGGTGTGCCCACAGGCATAGGGTTAGATGCTATTGACCAACTCTCCCTTTCTCGCGCAATGAGTTTGCGTGTGAAGCTTTAG